CCTCCGCCTACAACCTGGAAAATGGCCAGATCGTTGAAACAAAGCTGGAAAGCAAAGATATCTATACAGAAAAGATCGATGACAGGCATACAGAGAAGAAATTTGCCATCCCTGCCATTAAAGATGGTACCATTATCGAGTATAGCTTTGTAAAAACATCTCCCTACTATACAAACCTCGAACCATGGACCTTCCAGCATGCCATTCCAACCCTGTGGAGTGAATACCAGGTATCCATCCCCGATATATTTGAATACGTTCAGATTAGCCAGGGATATGAGCCCTATGCGGAAAAAACCAAAAGCACTTCCCGAACCACCTATACATTCAGAAGTAATAAAAATTCCACCGGCGCTACAGAAACAGGCACCATGGATGCCAACATCAACAGCTGGCGATGGGCAGCAAAAGATCTCATGCCTATCAGGGATGAAAAGTTTATCACCACAACGGATAACTATGTCAATAAAATCGAGTTTCAGCTGAGTGGTTTTTATAACGGAACTTATAAAAAAGATTACCGTAATACCTGGCCAAAGCTGATGGAAGCCCTGAATAAAGATGAAAACTTTGGTGTGGCCATGGGTAAGAATAATAACTTCATGGATAATATCACCGATGATATCATTAAAGGCGCTACTACCGACGAAGAAAAAGCTAATAAAATCTTTAACTGGATCCGGTCAAATATTAAATGCACCGATAAAAGAAGATTGTATACTTCTCAGAAACTAAAAACAACCCTTACGGAGAAGTCTGGGGATGTATCTGATGTAAACCTGCTGCTGGTAGGGCTTTTAAGACGTGCAAAACTGGATGCATATCCGGTGATTTTAAGCACAAGAGAAAACGGTTATGTATATCCTTTTTATCCTATGCTGACAAACTTCAACTACATTATCGCAGTAGTGGATATTGACGGACAGAAAGTTAAACTCGATGCTACCCATCCAAAGCTGGGATTTGGCAAGTTATTGCCCGACTGCTATAACGGTGATGCACGTATCGTAGACGATATTGGCACCGCTTTCTCTATCTCCGCAGATTCACTGCATGAAATTGCCATTACCACCGTGTCTTTTAGTAAGTTCGAAAATGGTGCATTCTCAGGTGAATTCCAGCAACAGCCAACTTACCTCGGCTCCTACGGTATCCGTACACAAGTGGAGAAAACAAAGAAAGAAGGCTATTTTGAGAAGATCAGAAAAGCATATAATGGTGAAGTGGAAATCTCTGATACTGAACTGGACAACCTGGAAGATCTGGATAACCCGGTATTGGTAAAATACAACTTTAAGATAAAAAGCGATGAAGGTGCAGGCGACGATGTAATTTACCTCAACCCCATGCTGGGAGAAGGAACTAAGCATAACCTGTTTACCGCGGCAGAACGTAAATATCCGGTAGAAATGCCTGCAGTATTTGATGAAATCTATTCCATGAACCTGCAGATTCCTTCAGGATATGCGGTAGACGAGATGCCTAAACCTTCTATCGTTAGCTTCAATGAAAACGAAGGCCAGTTCCAATATCTTATTCAGCAGGTGGATGATCATATACAGCTGCGTTGCCGTATACGCTTTACTAAAGCAACCTTCACGCCGGAAGATTATGAACCGCTGCGCGGCTTCTTCGATATGATCGTGAAAAAACAGGCGGAACAAATTGTATTGAAAAAGAAAAAAGCATAACCTTGAAAAAAACATTGCTGTTTCTATTAATCGGTTGTGTGGCGAAAACCGCGTTGGCAGGTGATCCTGTCTACCCGATTACCACTATTAATGCTGACCTGAAGAAGAATGCACATAGTGTAGTACGACTTTCAGAAACAACCTACAGGTTTATCAGTCCGAAAGAAATTAGGAAAACCATTCACCTGGTGGTAACCATCCTTGACGCAGAAGGAGAGGGTGCAGCATCCATGGCACTGGCATATGACAAGTTAAATGAGCTGCGCAGCATGTCTGGCGTACGCTATAATTTACTTGGGTTGCAGGATCAACGGATGCGGCAAAGTGATATAAAAGACTATGCCGGCACCGGCGATGAATCACTCATCACTGATAACAGGTATAAGTACTATTCTTTTGGTAAAAGTTCTGTATTCCCATATACCGTGGAATGGGAGTTTGAATACAAGTATAACACAGCCTTTTACACGATGTCATGGTTTCCGCAGGGATCTCCCTCACAGGCTGTTGAAAAGGCTGTAGTGAATATCGTGACTTCTCCCGGAATGGAGTTAAAATATCAGCCACAGCAACTTAACCAGGCACCTGTAACCGCAGATGTGAAAGAAGGGAAAAGCTATACCTGGACATTAACCAATATGCCGGCCTTTCGTAAGGAAGCATATGCACTCCCGCTGCAGGAAAGGATATCGGGTCTGTATCTCGGTGCTAAGGAGTATGACTATGGCAGCTTTCATGGCAACAGAGACTCCTGGAAAGACCTGGGCAATTTCGTGTATGCCCTCAATGCAGGAAGGGATGAACTACCTGCAAATGTAAAAGCCAAAGTTCACGAAATAGCCGATCCGCTGCCCAATAAAGAAGAAAAAGTAAAAGCGTTATACAAGTACCTGCAGAAAAACTTTCGCTATATCAGCATTCAGTTAGGTATCGGCGGTTTCCAGACCATCGATGCCGCCACCACTGCTAAAACAGGTTATGGAGATTGTAAATCGCTCTCCAATATGATGCATGCCATGCTGAAAGAAGTTGGCATTCCTTCTCATTTGGTATTAGCTGATTTAGATGAAAATCCCGACAGATTACCGGTAGAATTTCCTGGTAATTACTTCAATCACATGATAGCCTGTGTGCCTAACGGGAAAGACACGATCTTCCTGGAATGTACCAGCCCACTCACCAGCCCGGGTTATATGGGTAGCTCTACCGGGAACAGACCTGTATTGCTCCTTGATTCGGCGAATAGTAAACTGGTGAATACACCTGCACTCAGCACGGCAGATAACCAGCAAATATCCGTTATCGATGCAGCCATTAATGATACCGGGCATATTGTAATGAATGTGGCCATCAGACGTACCGGCGAACAACAGGAAAACTATGTCAGCAGGGCAATCTACACCAGTCGGGAACATCAGCTGGAATCTTTACGGAAGTCGTTCTCACTGGCCAGTTATGATGTACTGAACTTCGATATATCCGCCAATACAGGGGATATCGGTAAGTTGCCTGAAGTGATGGAAAAACTCCAGATCAAAGGCAATAACTACGCTACGGTACAAGGTAAACGGATGTTTCTCCTGCCTAATATCCTTAATGCGACAGGGTTAAAGCTGGAAGAAGATTCTCTGCGTACATCCCCTGTACGGATCGACATGGCTTATTGTGATATTGATAGTATTAACATAAAAATTCCTGCCGGTTACCAGCTGGAAGGACTTCCCAAAGGTCAGCAACTGAAAACAAAGTTCGGCACCTTCGAAATGAACCTGACAGTAAAGGATAAGACGATCACGTATATACGTAAGCTGGAAATACTGGCAGGCACATTCCCTGCAGCTGATTACAATGCACTGGTGGCATTCAGAAATGCCATTTACAAATCAGATCGTTCCAGGATTGTTTTTGTGAAAGAACAATAATAGCTTGTTATAGAAACAAAAAGGCGTCTCTATCTACATAGAGACGCCTTTTTACATAATATGATAACGGGTGCCTGTTATTTCTCTCTGACACCAACAGAAATATGTCTGTCTTTTTTGCGTTCTTCATCAGGTGCATCGGCAGCTGCTTTCGCAAATTCTGAACCATAACCTTCTGCTCCCAGTAACTGGCTGGTCTGTGCGTTCAGTTTCTTTAATTCACCTACCACGGCATCAGCTCTTTCCTGAGATAATTTTTTATTTACAGCAGCATCACCGGTTTTATCAGTGTAGCCGCCAATCTTAATTTTTGTTTTCGGAAATGCCTTCAGAATAGCCGCAATGTTGCTTACCTGTGTCATGCTTTCCTGTGTCAGTTTAGCACTGCCTGTTTCGAAATTCAGGTTATCGAAATCATACCATACATCTTTTCCGGCAGGCTTGGTACTATCTTTCAGGAAAGTAACCAGCTGGTCTTCAATACCACCTTTGTAGGCATTTAAAACGGTGCCGTCAGGTAATGTAACCTGGATGCTTTCCCGTACAGACTCAGAAGTCACCGGAGGGGTAGAAGCACCCACAGAATCGGCCAGCTGCGCATTGGTTACACTGTCTGTAACAGGCTCTGCGTTTTTGGAACCGCCACAACCACGCATCAGGTACCAGAGTAATATGATGGCTACCAATATCAGGATCAATGACCAGATCCATTTGTTGCCGCCGCCGGCCTGCTTGACGGAATTGACCGTAGAACTGGCCGCATTGCCTACTGTATGGCCTACATTTCCTGCCATACCACTCAGTTTATGGCCAATCTCACCCAGACTACCCAAACCGAGTAATCCTGCCAGATTCAGCCCTGATGGCATCGCACCAAGTATTTTATCTTTTTGCGAACTGAGGAAAGATGAAAACCCGCTCGGGTTCAGGTTGTTCTGGATCGCATACTGACCTACCGTACCCAAGGTGGCAGGTGCTGCGGAGCTCAGCAAGGTATTGGCACTGCTCTCTTTAATGCCTGAAAAGGAAGATATCATGGATGTAATAGACCCAACCTTATCTCCAAAAATACTTTTCAGCATATCGGCTCCCTTCGACATCAAACCACCTCCTCCTGATTGCAGGGCGGATGACAATGCTGTCGGGGAAGCATCTGATGCAGCTCCCTTTACCATATTCAGCAATCCGGAAGCATCTCCGCTATTCTCTGTTTTATGAAGCAGACCCGTTAAAACAGTCGGTACAATACCGCCAAGGGCCTTTTGTACGTTCCCTTCACTCTCTCCTAATTGAGCGGAAATTTGACTAACGAGATTGCCGCTGAAAAGATTTTTTACACTTTCTAATAAGTCGAAAGACATAATTGTGAGGTTTAATAAATGATGAAAATAGTTCGGGGCGGAATTGGAATATCTATCTATCCGTAGGTAACAGAAAACACTAATTTGCTTGTTTATAACAGTAGATGCCCGCTTGTTGTTCACATTTTTTTAAGAATCGTTTGGCTTCCTGCCCGATTTTTTGTACCTTCGTCAAGCTTGACGCATTTCAAGACTGTTCAAAGTGCCTTCCGAGCACGCTCATTACGATAGAACAGTCGCTATTTATTGGTATTGATCACTTGTCGGGCCACTTCGCGCCCGGTTTCATTTCCGATTAACTGTTACATGCAGTTCCTGCATATAGGATTCCTATGTCGCAGAGGAAAAGATCAGCTTAAACACATTAGAACTATGACTGCTATGATTCAACAATCATGGATGGTTAGGAACTCCTATGCCATTAACGCTTATTTTTCCCGTTACAACCGCCTTAAATGGCTATACCTGTGTACCTGTTTTTTCCTCCTGCCCATGTTTGCCAACGCGCAGGATTCACTGAATAACAGTAAAAACAATGATAAACCTTCTTTACATATTGGAGGTGCATTAAGATTTAACTATAATAATTCTTCCTGGAAAAAAGAACAGGTAAAACGCGGGGGCGACTTCGGCTATGATATGTTTCGCGTCAACGCAGATGCTGCATGGAAACAGCTTTCCCTGCATGCCGAATACCGCTTCTATTCAAAGGATTTCGGCGGCGCCATGCTGAAAGAAGGCTACGTGAGCTACCATTTCAATGATTCCACACGCATTGATGTCGGCCTTACGCAGGTGCCCTTCGGAAATATTACCTACAACTCACATAGCTGGTTCTTTAACCTGCCTTATTATGTAGGTAAGGAAGATGATTATGATATGGGAATAAAATTCGAACGCGTATCTCCCAAATGGAAGTACGAACTGGCCTTCTTCAAAAATGCAGAAGAGCTCAACTTCGGAGATGATACGCCCACAGACCCTTCCAGGTACTCTTACGATGTTGCCGGAAGAAATAAAGAAGTAAATCAGGGTAATGCCCGCGCAGAATATTTTATTAATAAAGATAATAGTGTAGGCGTCTCCGTTATGGCCGGCGGACTATACAACATTCCCACCCGCGATATGGGAAGTCACTACGCAGCCGCATTACACGCTAACCTGAATTATCATAAATGGAACCTGAAATTGCAATCGATGTACTATCAGTACAATGTAGCTGATTCGGCGCAATACCACGATGCAGTAAGCATGGCAGCCTATGGCTCCGCTTACCAGGTGGCTTCCAAAGCCTTTATCCATACGGCTTCGCTGTCCTTTACCCAACCGGTAAAATGGGGGCCTGTCTCTTCCCTGACTTTCTATAACGATTATTCCTACATGGATAAACAAACAGCAGGGTTCGAAGATTCACAGATGAATGTACTGGGGTGTATGGTTACTGCAGGTCATATCTATACTTATATAGACTGGGCTGCCGGTAAAAATCACCCCTGGCTTGGCCCCGTATGGGACGATGCCCTCGCCGCCGGTACACCCGGCGAGTCATGGCATAGCCGCTTTAACATAAATATTGGTTACTACTTCTAAACACAATTAACGATGATGCCTAAACTCAAAATAGACAACCTTACCCTTATCTTCGGTCGTGAACGCGATACCGCACTCCACATGCTGAAGGAAGGTAAAAGTAAAGCTGAAATCCTCGCTGCTACCGGATGTACGATAGGAGTAAAGGAAGCCTCCTTCGAAATTCAGAAAGGGGAATTTTTTGTTATCATGGGACTTTCCGGCAGTGGTAAGTCTAGTCTGCTCAGATGCCTGAACCGCCTGATAGAACCCACTTCCGGCGATATCATCATCAATGATACCAATATCACGCAGCTCAACGATAAGCAACTCCAGGAAATACGCCGAAAAGAAATTGCCATGGTATTCCAGCAGTTTGGACTGCTGCCGCATCGTACCGTACTGGAAAATGTGGCCTTCGGTCTCGAGCTGCAAGGAACTCCACTGGAGGAAAGAAATGCAAAAGCGGCAGAGGTGATAGAAATGGTCGGATTGAAAGGCTATGAAAATCAGCACCCATCCGGACTTTCCGGTGGTATGCAACAGCGCGTCGGACTCGCACGCGCACTGGCAAATGATCCGGAAGTACTGCTCATGGATGAAGCCTTCTCCGCACTGGACCCCCTCATTCGTACCCAAATGCAGGACGAACTGCTGGACCTCCAGGAAAAAATGCATAAAACAATTGTCTTTATTACACATGATCTCGACGAAGCTATCCGCCTCGGCGATCGTATCGCCATCATGAAAGACGGAGAAATTATTCAGATAGGTACACCGGAGGAAATCCTTACCAGTCCTGCTACAGAATATGTTTCCTCCTTCGTGGAAAAGGTAGACAGAAAAGCCATTATCACGGCTTCTTCCCTCATGGATAGACAACCTGTATCCGCCGTATTCCGCAAGGATGGCCCGGAAGGAAGCCTGCGTAAAATGAGAAGTACAGGCCTCAATATCTTGCCCGCTGTTACCATTGATAAACATTTCCTCGGATTCGTTTACCTCAACGAAGTCCTGGAAGTAAAACGCCGCGGCGATAAAACCATTGAAGCGGTCATTCACCGCGAAGTTCCCGTCGCCTACCCGGACACCACTGTGGAACAAATGCTACCATTTATTGCGGAAACGGATAAACCGGTTGCGGTCGTTCATCCACAGTCAAACAAATTATTAGGGCTCATTTCCCAGACTGCCCTCATTATTGAAACCATGGGTACACAGACATTATAACCCTTATGACTAAACGTAGATTATGATTAAAATAGGAAAATATATAGAAGATTTTATTAACTGGCTTACCCAGCATTTTCACCCTTTTTTCAAGATGATAAAAGAGGTGGTGGAAGTGATGGTAAATTCAGTCCAGTGGCTGCTGAACGGCTTGCCGTTCTACGTGGTGATCGGGCTGATAACCTTGCTGGCATGGCGCCGCGCCGGATGGGGCGCCGGCGTGTTTTCCCTGCTGGGCCTCGGCCTGGTATATGGCATGGGCTACTGGCCCCAAACCATGGAAACAATGGCGCTTATCCTGGTATCTGCAGTAATCGCCTTATTAATTGGCATACCATTTGGCATATGGGCGGCCAGAAATAAAGTCGCAGGTAGCATTATGCGCCCTATACTCGACTTTATGCAAACTATGCCGGCATTCGTATACCTGATCCCAGCCGTATTATTCTTCGGTCTTGGAAAAGTTCCGGGTGTATTCGCCACTATCATCTTTGCAATGCCCCCCGCTGTCCGATTAACAACCCTCGGTATTCAACAGGTACCGGCAGATATCGTGGAAGCTACCCGGTCTTTCGGGGCTACACCACGGCAACTGCTGTTTAAGGTAGAATTGCCCCTGGCTATGCCTACCATACTTGCTGGTGTAAACCAGACGATCATGATGGCATTATCCATGGTGGTAATTTCTGCTATGATCGCCGCAGGCGGACTGGGAGAAATTGTATTGAAGGGGATCACCCAACTGAAAATTGGTGTCGGGTTCGAAGGTGGTATCGCTGTAGTAATCCTGGCCATCATCCTGGATCGTATTACCCAGTCTTTCGGTAAAAGGAAGGTTAAAACAAAAGTGTAAAAAAAGTATTAGAACAGAATAGAAACATGTGTATGAGAAAAGTTATCCTGGCTGTATTGGCCATCGCACTAATAGGTATCTCTGCCTGTCAGTCCAATCAGTCTGACGAAAAGAAAATCACCATCGCCTATGTCAACTGGGCAGAAGGGGTGGCCATGACCAACCTCGCTAAAAATCTGCTGGAGAAAAAAGGATATACGGTTGTATTGAAGAATGCAGATGTTGCGCCTGTTTTCGCCGCTGTTGCAGGTGGTGATGCAGATATATTCATGGATGCATGGATGCCCGTTACCCATAAAACCTATATGCAGAATTTCGGCGAAAAAATCACCGTACTCAATACCAACTTCGATGGAGCACGTATTGGCCTGGTAGTGCCGGATTACGTGGATGCCAGAACGATTGAAGACCTGAACAATGCAAAAGCAAAATTCGGTGGTAAAATTGTTGGTATTGATGCAGGTGCCGGTATCATGGACAAGGCCGAAGAAGCTGTACATGCCTATTCGCTCGATTACCAGCTGCAATCTTCCAGTGAAGCCGCCATGCTGGCAACGCTGAAGAAAAGCATCAGCGAAAAGCAACCGGTGGTGATCACCGGATGGGAACCGCATTTTATGTTCTCTGAATTTAAACTCCGCTTCCTGGAAGATCCTAAAAAGGTCTTCGGCGAAACAGAGAAAATTCAGACCATTGCCAATAATGAATTTACGATAAGGGATACCACTGCGGTTAACTTCTTCCGTAAATTCAAACTCAACAGTGAGCAATTAGGTTCACTGATGGGCGCCATCAACGACGCGGATGGTAATGAAACTGCCGGCGTTAAAGCCTGGGTAGAGAAAAACCAGGAACTCGTGAAATCCTGGGAATAACCACTGGATTATATTCCACGATAGCTATACATAAAAAGCGCTCTCTGTTTTCAGAGAGCGCTTTTTGTTTAAACCAATTATTATTTTTATGCCACTGCCACCTGCTGTAATCCTTTCTCCACGGCTGTTTCTTTTAAATCCGGCATACCGGCACCTTCTATACGGTAAGTGGTAATGTCTGTCAATCCGATAAACGACAGAATAAACCGCAGATAAGGTTCCGTGAAGTCCAGTGCTTTCAGCGGCCCTTCTGTAAATACACCATTAGATGCAATGGCCAGGTATACCTTTTTGTTGCTGCTCAGCAATCCTTCCGGCTTGCCATTGCCATAGCTGAAGGTTTTTCCTGCCCTGACCACATGGTCTATCCAGGCTTTCAATGCGGATGGTATGCTGAAGTTGTACATGGCAACGCTGATGATGATAACGTCAGCATCTTCCAGCTGTGCAACGGCTTCTTCTGAGTCCTGAATAGCTTCTTCCTGCAATGCTGTTCTGTCTGTCGGCAGCGTAAAATAGGCGCCCTGTAAAACGCTGTCCAGGTGGGCATAGTCTTTCTTAACGGTATCGTTATGGATTACTTTGCTCTCCGGATATTTTTCGAGTAAATTGCTGATGACCCTGTTCGCCAGTAAAATGCTGTTAGAGGCCTCCCCACGCGGGCTTGAGCTGATATGCAATATGTTCTTCATGATTGTATTTTTATTTTGATAGCACAAAACTACGTACCTTAGCTTACTAAAGGTTACTAGTAATCTAAAGGTTAGTAGTAACCTTTTGGTTAGTTAATGTTGAATTATGGCAGACGAAAAAATATTAAAGGAATACGAAGCCCCTATGAGCAGTGCCTGCGCAGGCGCACTGGGAGCCGTTGGAGATGCACTCTATGCCATAGGTGGCAAATGGAAACTGCGCATTATTATAGCCCTCAGCGAAGGTCCCCTTCGCTTCAATGAACTGCAGCGCTCCCTGAATGGCATCTCTGCAAGGGTGCTTTCCAATGAACTGAAAGAATTGGAACTCAATGGCTTTATTAAAAGAAAGGTGAATGCCAAAGCAACCCCTGTTATTGTAGAATATGAAAAAACCGAATATGCAGGCAGCCTGAAAGCAGTAGTAATGGCACTGCATGAGTGGGGCGCGCAACACCGTACCCGTATACGCCGGCAAATGAAAAAAGATCTGGAAGCTGCATCATAGAAAAAGCATCCTGTTGCCAGGATGCTTTTACACAATATTGGGTGATATATCAGGCTACAAAGTAACCGCTTTTTGTCCGCGGAATACTTTCAGTACAAATTTGCCGCTTACCTTATCCAGCGCTTCTTCCAGTGTTGTTATATTTTTTATGGGTAGATGATTGAGTTCCAGTATTACATCATTCTCCTGTAAACCCATGGCAGGGGAGGGCGCCTTTATCACCAGCACACCATTGTTGTCGGCCATGCCAGTGGCAGAACGTTCTCCCAGGGTTACTATATTTTTAAATACGCCGCTTTTCCATTGAAAAGTTTTCCCTTTGTCTTTTTCCTTTTCAGCAATCAGTGCCGGAAATACAGGCCTGGCAGCTATCCGCTTCAACCTTGGTGCTATAACACCAAAAGAATACATGTCAATATTCCTGAATCCCGTAGTAAATACAGCCGCATTGGTAACGGTATAATCTCCTGTTGCAGGCGCTTTAAACCCTGGATCACCATAGCTGCTATGGGCGTCTGTTCCGGCTGCCCTGGCACTGGCTAAAGCAATGCTGTCAGGGAAAAAATTATGATCGATCTGCCTGCCCCAGTACTTAATGCCAATAGGTTTGTAACCAGTCATGACGATGTTTTCCCGGAATTCGTCACCGCTGTTTTTAAACCATACATGCGGATGAAAAGAGTTGTTGATGATAATATTATTATATACTTTTCTCCCGAAACCCTCTCTGAGCTTTAGTCCTCCGTGCAGACAAACATTATTGTAAATCTCATAGTTGGAAGAACCATCGTCCAGGTCTATATCCCAGCCATGGTCGCAACGAAAGCGGTTATTACGAATGATATTTGTATACATGGCATCCTGCTTTACCAGCCACGGATGAACAGCGGCTATACTATCCATTTCTTTGCGGTCCGGATACCACCATCTGTCGCGGCCCCAGGAGTTAAAACTGCCATGGTCGCCAGTTTCCAGCACGGTATTAAATACGTCGTTGTATTCAATGATATGCCCGCCCCAGGTACCTTCACTAACGTTGATGCCTGCACGTGGGAGATTATAAATACTGTTATGAGCAACGGTGATATGTGCGCTCATAGACAGCTGCACACCGGCAATTTGCTTTTCTATCTGTCCGATATCATGTATGAGGTTATCATTAACCAGGCAGGAATCAGGAAAATGGTTGGTTTTTGGTCCTGCAACGGTGTCTATGGTGCTGAAGGACTGTGATTGATTGTACTCAAACAACGGGGCCCTTACTGCATCGGCATTGCCGGCAAAACAAATGCCACTGGCGCCATTGTTATAAATATGATTGCCTGCTATGGTATCCAGTTTATTATAATTACTCAGGAAGATGGTATTGCCACCATTGTTATCGAAATCACAATCGCGAATCACACAGTTACGTGTACCATCCAGCAGTACCACACCACCACGATATATTGCCCAGTCGCTACGGAGCAATGGCTCCTTCGTGTCCATGAAACTACTCCTGCATTGCGTAAAACGTATATCCCTGATGGTTACATGGCTTAAAGGCGCTTCCGCACTGCCTTTGAGAATGATTAGTCCCTGGTGCTTCGATACAACCAGACTTGCTTTTGCGGGATTCACTTCTGGTGCGGGTTTGTAATATAGCTGCTGTTGGTGCTTGTCATAATACCATTCCCTGGCAGTATCCAGCTCTTCGAAGATGTTCTCCACAAACCTGATACTGCTATGCATACCCATCTGCCGGTTGTTCTGGTAGCCGCCAGCCAGTTGAAGGGTGGTATCTTCGTTAACACCCTGGATCAGGTAATGATAGCCGCCCCATTCTGCTTTATGCAATGCATGGATATATCCGCCTGCGGGGTCTTTCCAGGAGGCAATCCTGGCTTTGCTCACCGCATCGGCAGCATAGCCATGATAATGGGTGGCGCTGCTGTCGTAGTTCGGATAACGTGCCCTTACCTGCGCTTCATTATTAACGTATAGCTGGTCAAATTCGAATGGAATCGCGACTTTAGCCACATAAATACCATTTTTCCAGGGCAGGAAAGTGGCTTTTATCATTGCCCCGCCGCTGATGACAGTGGCGTTTGCCCCGGCTCCCTGTATCGTTACGGCCTTCAGGCCACGAACATCTTCCGGCGTTATCTCCAGTGGCTTTTCAGCATAATAGGTGCCGGCAGGAATCATCACCTGTAAGCTGCTCCCCGGATATTTATCCCGATAGGTATGGATGTCTGCAAGCAGTTTTGCCGGTGTGGAAATAATACGCTTTTCCTGGGCCTTAACGGCCATGTTCACTGTTACTAACGTTAACGCACAAACGAGATGCTGTACGTACTTTCTAATGGTCAATGGCATGCCCACAAATTAATATAGGTAATGCTTAAAATATGATGTAATATTAGCAGGTTCTGCATCAATTTTCTGCTAAAAATTCAGGTCGGTACGCAAAAAAGTGCCAAAATTTCCGGTCTCAAAACATTGGTTCAGGCTTTGTTGTTAAAAAAGCACGTTTGTAGACACAAAAAAGGAGAAAACAAAAACTTATGAATCTTAATAATTTCACAATTAAATCGCAGGAAATACTGCAACAGGCGCAGCAACTGGCATTCAACAACCAGAACCAGGCCATCGAAACAGGGCATATACTTAAGGCGCTGCTAGATGACCAGGACAGCCCGATTGAATACCTGTT
This window of the Chitinophaga sp. Cy-1792 genome carries:
- a CDS encoding glycine betaine ABC transporter substrate-binding protein, with product MRKVILAVLAIALIGISACQSNQSDEKKITIAYVNWAEGVAMTNLAKNLLEKKGYTVVLKNADVAPVFAAVAGGDADIFMDAWMPVTHKTYMQNFGEKITVLNTNFDGARIGLVVPDYVDARTIEDLNNAKAKFGGKIVGIDAGAGIMDKAEEAVHAYSLDYQLQSSSEAAMLATLKKSISEKQPVVITGWEPHFMFSEFKLRFLEDPKKVFGETEKIQTIANNEFTIRDTTAVNFFRKFKLNSEQLGSLMGAINDADGNETAGVKAWVEKNQELVKSWE
- a CDS encoding FMN-dependent NADH-azoreductase; the protein is MKNILHISSSPRGEASNSILLANRVISNLLEKYPESKVIHNDTVKKDYAHLDSVLQGAYFTLPTDRTALQEEAIQDSEEAVAQLEDADVIIISVAMYNFSIPSALKAWIDHVVRAGKTFSYGNGKPEGLLSSNKKVYLAIASNGVFTEGPLKALDFTEPYLRFILSFIGLTDITTYRIEGAGMPDLKETAVEKGLQQVAVA
- a CDS encoding helix-turn-helix domain-containing protein, producing MADEKILKEYEAPMSSACAGALGAVGDALYAIGGKWKLRIIIALSEGPLRFNELQRSLNGISARVLSNELKELELNGFIKRKVNAKATPVIVEYEKTEYAGSLKAVVMALHEWGAQHRTRIRRQMKKDLEAAS
- a CDS encoding PDZ domain-containing protein encodes the protein MPLTIRKYVQHLVCALTLVTVNMAVKAQEKRIISTPAKLLADIHTYRDKYPGSSLQVMIPAGTYYAEKPLEITPEDVRGLKAVTIQGAGANATVISGGAMIKATFLPWKNGIYVAKVAIPFEFDQLYVNNEAQVRARYPNYDSSATHYHGYAADAVSKARIASWKDPAGGYIHALHKAEWGGYHYLIQGVNEDTTLQLAGGYQNNRQMGMHSSIRFVENIFEELDTAREWYYDKHQQQLYYKPAPEVNPAKASLVVSKHQGLIILKGSAEAPLSHVTIRDIRFTQCRSSFMDTKEPLLRSDWAIYRGGVVLLDGTRNCVIRDCDFDNNGGNTIFLSNYNKLDTIAGNHIYNNGASGICFAGNADAVRAPLFEYNQSQSFSTIDTVAGPKTNHFPDSCLVNDNLIHDIGQIEKQIAGVQLSMSAHITVAHNSIYNLPRAGINVSEGTWGGHIIEYNDVFNTVLETGDHGSFNSWGRDRWWYPDRKEMDSIAAVHPWLVKQDAMYTNIIRNNRFRCDHGWDIDLDDGSSNYEIYNNVCLHGGLKLREGFGRKVYNNIIINNSFHPHVWFKNSGDEFRENIVMTGYKPIGIKYWGRQIDHNFFPDSIALASARAAGTDAHSSYGDPGFKAPATGDYTVTNAAVFTTGFRNIDMYSFGVIAPRLKRIAARPVFPALIAEKEKDKGKTFQWKSGVFKNIVTLGERSATGMADNNGVLVIKAPSPAMGLQENDVILELNHLPIKNITTLEEALDKVSGKFVLKVFRGQKAVTL